In Prionailurus bengalensis isolate Pbe53 chromosome D4, Fcat_Pben_1.1_paternal_pri, whole genome shotgun sequence, the DNA window TCATCCGCTTCCTGCTCTACTTTAGCTGCAGCCTGTTCACGGCCACGCTGTGGGGCGCGCTGGCCGCCCTCTTCTGCCTGCAGTACCTGGGCGTGCGCGTCCTGCTGCGCTTCCAGCTCAAGCTGtcggtgctgctgctgctgcttggcCGCCGGCGCGTCGACTTCCGCCTCCTGAACGAGCTGCTCATCTACGGGATCCGAGTAACCGTGCTGCTGGTTGGGGGCCTGGGCTGGTGCTTCATGGTCTTCGTGGACATGTGAGGGGCAGCGGCGGGCCTGGCTCTGGGGTTTCTCTGGCCCGACCGGTGGCGGTGGGTGCGCCTGTGGCCGTGCTCTCCTCGACGGGGTAGGTCAGGTCCTTGTTCTTCCCGAGCCGGCTCACAGATGGGGGTCGGCCCAGGcgtccgccccgcccccagcacgtgggggaggggggctgaggcTGCGCCGCGAAGGGGACGCCGGTGCCCCCTCTGCTGCCGGATTTCCGCCCCGATCTTCCTGGTGTGCCCGTGTCGGTCCGGCGCCCGTGGCCGCCAGCCTGTACTTCCAGCCCCCGCGCTGCCAGGGTGGGCCCCGTTGCCCTCATCTGCCCCCGGGGGAGCCTGTGTGTCCCTGCTGCCTGTCCGGCACGCAGGCGGGGGCCGGGGTGTGCGAGTTCGTCCTGGCCAGCCGCCGGCCCCCTTCCCGCGAACCCCCAgtccctgccccagcctcaggGGAGCGTCGGGCTCAGTTTGCTGAGGTACC includes these proteins:
- the TMEM250 gene encoding transmembrane protein 250, with translation MTPMLTTARTPPLPQASTTAPAPMPVMPIPRRVRSFHGPHTTCLHAACGPARTSRLARTKYNNFDVYIRARWLYGFIRFLLYFSCSLFTATLWGALAALFCLQYLGVRVLLRFQLKLSVLLLLLGRRRVDFRLLNELLIYGIRVTVLLVGGLGWCFMVFVDM